In Raphanus sativus cultivar WK10039 chromosome 5, ASM80110v3, whole genome shotgun sequence, the following proteins share a genomic window:
- the LOC108856230 gene encoding uncharacterized protein LOC108856230: MDPCSFVRIIVGNLAVRFPSSTSSEPSVSGTHTSSASAPNCYCKIKFKSFPRQIVSVPVIFRTESEPETRCSTVAACFSLTKSQIEASSKKPKLNVLSIETYSRGEGVNGASCGLASASEKLLGRFEVSLDLKAAETKTCLAHNGWVALGSKKGGKRRNKAGSDPELHVSIRVEPDPRFVFRFDGEPECSPQVFQVQGNTKQAVFTCKFGARNSGSGDRNLLHSSSMMSETRSSCISSMKSEKEQQSKERKGWSVTVHDLSGSPVAMASMVTPFVPSPGSNRVTRSSPGAWLILRPDGCTWKPWGRLEAWREAGYSDALGYRFELFQDGIATEVSASSSISLKNGGSFVIDVTGGTTTAGSTPTTSPQGSLDLGSGSSTGSRPASRPGSGSGSDFGYLLPQHPAQSRGFVMSASVEGVGKQSKPEVEVGVTHVTCTEDAAAHVALAAAVDLSLDACRLFSQKLRKELRQQSQLGVV; the protein is encoded by the exons ATGGATCCGTGCTCTTTCGTGCGGATCATAGTCGGGAACTTGGCCGTTAGATTCCCGTCGTCTACTTCATCTGAACCGTCCGTTTCCGGAACCCACACTTCCTCGGCCTCAGCTCCAAACTGCTACTGCAAAATCAAATTCAAGAGTTTCCCTCGCCAGATCGTCTCAGTTCCGGTTATCTTCCGAACCGAATCTGAACCGGAGACTCGTTGCTCAACCGTCGCAGCTTGCTTCAGTCTAACCAAATCTCAGATCGAGGCCTCCTCGAAGAAGCCTAAGTTGAACGTCCTCTCCATCGAGACTTACTCGCGCGGCGAAGGCGTTAACGGCGCGTCGTGCGGACTCGCTTCCGCGAGTGAGAAGTTGCTAGGACGGTTCGAGGTTTCGCTGGATTTGAAAGCGGCGGAGACCAAGACGTGTTTGGCACACAACGGATGGGTTGCCTTGGGATCCAAGAAAGGAGGAAAAAGAAGGAATAAAGCTGGATCCGATCCGGAGCTCCACGTTAGTATACGGGTTGAACCCGACCCGAGATTCGTGTTTCGGTTCGACGGCGAACCGGAGTGTAGCCCTCAGGTTTTCCAAGTGCAAGGAAACACGAAACAAGCCGTCTTCACTTGCAAGTTCGGCGCTAGAAACTCCGGTTCAGGCGATCGGAATCTTCTTCACAG TTCATCAATGATGTCCGAAACGAGAAGTAGTTGCATATCGTCGATGAAATCTGAGAAGGAACAACAGTCGAAAGAGAGAAAAGGCTGGTCCGTAACGGTCCACGATCTCTCCGGGTCGCCCGTAGCGATGGCCTCTATGGTAACACCTTTCGTTCCATCTCCCGGTTCGAACCGGGTCACGCGATCGAGTCCAGGCGCGTGGCTCATTCTCCGACCCGACGGTTGCACGTGGAAGCCGTGGGGGAGACTAGAGGCGTGGCGTGAAGCTGGCTACTCCGACGCGCTCGGTTACCGTTTCGAGCTCTTCCAAGACGGAATCGCCACCGAGGTCTCCGCGTCGTCGTCTATCAGTTTGAAAAATGGCGGGAGTTTTGTCATCGACGTCACCGGCGGGACAACCACGGCGGGGTCTACGCCGACGACGAGTCCTCAGGGAAGTTTGGATCTTGGATCCGGGTCAAGTACTGGGTCCAGACCCGCTTCGAGACCAGGATCGGGGTCCGGGTCGGATTTCGGGTATCTGCTGCCACAGCATCCGGCGCAGAGCAGAGGGTTCGTGATGTCGGCGTCGGTGGAAGGAGTGGGGAAACAGAGCAAACCGGAGGTGGAAGTCGGTGTGACGCACGTGACATGCACGGAGGATGCAGCAGCTCACGTGGCGTTAGCTGCGGCGGTGGATCTGAGTTTGGACGCTTGCAGGCTGTTTTCTCAGAAGCTAAGGAAAGAGCTGAGACAGCAAAGCCAGCTTGGTGTCGTTTGA
- the LOC108857098 gene encoding methionine aminotransferase BCAT4, translating into MAPSAQSLPTSVSDEKYANVKWEELGFGFYRTDSMYVAKCKHGESFQEGKIVPYADLQISPCSAVLNYGQGLYEGLKAYRTEDGRIMLFRPDQNALRLQSGAHRLCMPCPSVDQFVSAVKQVVLANKKWIPPPGRGTLYLRSVLFGSGPILGSFPVSEYTFTMFACPVGRYHSDNAGLNLKIEDKFRRAFPGGTGGVKSITNYSPVWITVAEAKAQGFSDVLFLDAATGKNVEELYASNVFIVKGNVVSTPEISGTILPGITRKCIIELTRDFGYKVEERVVPVEDLLDAEEVFCSGTAAIVTTIASVTFKDKKTGFKTGDKTLAAKLFATLTDIQLGRVEDKNGWTVEIDRCHQCETLKL; encoded by the exons ATGGCTCCTTCTGCGCAATCTCTTCCTACAAG TGTTTCTGATGAGAAATACGCGAATGTGaaatgggaagaattgggattCGGGTTTTATCGTACGGACAGTATGTATGTTGCGAAGTGCAAACATGGAGAGAGTTTCCAAGAGGGCAAGATCGTTCCTTATGCTGATCTCCAAATCAGCCCTTGCTCTGCAGTTCTTAACTATGGCCAG GGTTTATATGAAGGGCTGAAGGCTTACAGGACAGAAGATGGTCGAATTATGCTATTCCGACCAGACCAAAACGCTCTCCGCCTTCAGTCCGGAGCCCACAGACTTTGTATGCCTTGTCCCTCGGTCGATCAATTCGTCTCCGCTGTCAAACAAGTTGTTCTTGCCAACAAGAAATGG ATTCCTCCTCCGGGGAGAGGAACACTGTATCTCAGATCTGTCTTGTTTGGGAGCGGTCCTATACTTGGCTCATTTCCTGTGTCCGAGTACACCTTCACAATGTTTGCATGTCCCGTTGGTCGTTATCACAGC GATAACGCAGGGTTGAACCTGAAAATTGAAGATAAGTTTCGTCGTGCTTTTCCAGGTGGAACCGGTGGTGTGAAGAGTATCACAAACTATTCTCCT GTTTGGATAACAGTAGCAGAGGCGAAAGCACAAGGTTTCTctgatgttttgtttttggatgCTGCAACTGGCAAAAACGTTGAAGAGCTTTACGCTTCTAACGTTTTCATAGTCAag GGAAATGTTGTGTCGACTCCAGAAATTTCAGGAACCATATTGCCTGGAATCACACGAAAATGTATCATCGAATTAACTCGTGATTTCGGATACAAG GTTGAGGAACGTGTTGTTCCCGTTGAGGATCTTCTCGATGCGGAAGAAGTTTTCTGCTCTGGCACTGCTGCAATTGTGACAACTATTGCGTCCGTCACCTTCAAGGACAAAAA GACCGGTTTCAAAACAGGTGATAAGACATTGGCTGCGAAGCTCTTTGCGACGTTAACGGATATCCAGTTGGGTCGGGTTGAGGATAAGAATGGGTGGACGGTGGAGATTGATCGATGCCACCAGTGTGAAACTTTGAAGCTGTAA
- the LOC108862947 gene encoding eukaryotic initiation factor 4A-III homolog codes for MAEANPSRGGGGPMDDDKLVFETSEGIEPITNFNDMGIKEDVLRGVYEYGFEKPSAIQQRVVMPILQGRDVIAQAQSGTGKTSMIALSVCQIVDTSSREVQALILSPTTDLASQTEKTIQAIGLHANIQAHACIVV; via the exons ATGGCGGAAGCGAATCCTAGCCGTGGAGGTGGCGGACCAATGGACGACGACAAATTGGTCTTCGAGACGAGCGAAGGGATCGAGCCCATCACTAATTTCAACGACATGGGGATCAAAGAGGACGTCCTCCGCGGCGTCTACGAGTACGGTTTCGAGAAGCCCTCCGCGATCCAGCAGAGAGTGGTGATGCCGATTCTCCAAGGACGAGATGTGATCGCCCAGGCTCAGTCCGGTACCGGAAAGACCTCGATGATAGCTCTCTCCGTCTGCCAAATCGTTGACACTTCGTCTAGAGA AGTTCAGGCGTTGATATTGTCTCCAACGACGGACCTGGCTTCGCAGACGGAGAAGACTATTCAAGCTATTGGGTTACATGCTAATATCCAGGCGCATGCGTGTATTGTTGTTTAA